The Nonlabens spongiae genome contains a region encoding:
- a CDS encoding SRPBCC family protein has translation MIESNQEIIVELPIDKVMELFQKQEYFKEWQKGLVSFKNITPLIGQVGSKREMKIKLAGTSITMEEEILKTDLPHAWEAVYRSKGVRNFQYNRFRESEITTSTSTKKVTIWNSRSIFKFTGFMRLIARSKPDLFQKQTISFMKDFKTFAENHTDRSE, from the coding sequence ATGATAGAAAGCAATCAAGAAATTATCGTCGAGCTTCCCATTGACAAAGTCATGGAGTTATTCCAGAAACAAGAGTATTTCAAAGAGTGGCAAAAAGGCTTAGTGAGTTTCAAGAACATTACGCCACTAATAGGTCAAGTGGGTAGCAAAAGAGAGATGAAAATTAAGCTCGCAGGCACCAGCATCACTATGGAAGAGGAAATTCTCAAAACAGATCTGCCTCACGCCTGGGAAGCTGTCTATAGGTCAAAAGGTGTTAGGAATTTTCAGTATAACCGCTTTCGCGAAAGCGAGATCACTACAAGCACCTCAACAAAAAAAGTCACTATCTGGAACAGTCGTAGTATTTTTAAATTTACAGGTTTCATGCGCCTGATTGCGCGTTCAAAACCCGATCTTTTTCAAAAACAGACCATAAGCTTCATGAAAGATTTTAAGACCTTTGCCGAAAACCACACAGATCGATCAGAATGA
- a CDS encoding glycosyltransferase family 4 protein — translation MALKILYIGNKLNVHGGNISYIETLGPLLESSGHQVSYASDKKNKGQRFLDMLVTLSRKRDQTDLVLIDTYSTLNYWYAIAVARLCVRFDIPYIPILHGGNLPARAKKSRKTFSFLINNAHSAICPSPYLKKNLSDLGYKNLRVIKNTIELTDYDFKLRDAVKPKLLWVRSFSRIYNPLMAVEVFKNIQSRFSDAQLCMIGPDKDGSLQQTKDLAKNYGLEIEFTGRLSKEEWRARSEEFDIFINTTHFDNVPISVLEVMALGLPVVSTDVGGLTYMLEDGKTALLVNDGDVKAMTEKIIDLIEQPELSKALSINARKEVEKYSWDAVKLEWEKLLSEIENRT, via the coding sequence ATGGCCCTCAAAATTCTCTATATAGGAAATAAACTTAACGTGCATGGTGGTAACATCAGCTACATTGAGACACTGGGACCACTATTGGAAAGTTCAGGCCACCAAGTTTCGTACGCCAGCGATAAAAAGAATAAAGGTCAGAGATTTTTGGATATGCTGGTTACGCTTTCGCGAAAGCGAGATCAAACAGACCTTGTACTCATCGATACCTACAGCACGTTGAATTACTGGTATGCGATTGCGGTCGCTCGATTGTGCGTGCGATTTGATATTCCTTACATCCCAATCTTGCATGGCGGAAACTTGCCGGCAAGAGCAAAAAAATCGAGAAAGACCTTCAGTTTTTTGATCAACAATGCTCATAGCGCTATTTGTCCTAGCCCATATTTGAAGAAAAACCTGTCTGATTTAGGTTACAAGAACTTGAGGGTGATTAAGAATACCATCGAGCTGACAGATTATGATTTTAAACTAAGAGATGCCGTTAAACCAAAACTCCTCTGGGTACGGTCTTTCTCTAGAATCTACAATCCATTAATGGCTGTTGAGGTTTTTAAAAATATCCAGTCACGATTTTCTGATGCCCAGCTTTGCATGATTGGACCAGACAAAGATGGGTCACTTCAGCAAACTAAAGATCTTGCAAAGAACTACGGTCTTGAAATAGAGTTCACTGGACGTTTGTCTAAAGAAGAATGGCGAGCTCGCAGTGAAGAGTTTGATATTTTTATAAATACTACGCATTTTGATAACGTACCCATAAGCGTTTTGGAAGTCATGGCGCTAGGTTTACCAGTGGTTTCTACAGACGTAGGCGGATTGACCTATATGCTCGAAGATGGAAAGACTGCATTATTAGTAAACGATGGTGATGTTAAGGCAATGACTGAAAAAATTATTGATCTTATCGAGCAACCAGAACTGTCTAAAGCCTTATCCATCAACGCTCGCAAAGAGGTTGAAAAATATAGCTGGGATGCCGTCAAATTGGAATGGGAAAAATTACTCAGTGAGATTGAGAATCGCACTTAA
- a CDS encoding glycosyltransferase family 4 protein: MILENSNECQKHVLILTSEFPPLPGGIGQHAFDLAKHLSNFYEVKVIADQRSVEGNEEAEFDKQQKFQIQRVQRNQLILWTYLKRIVSSNRSFSRFDLVIATGKFSLWQIHILKLLKGSKPVISIIHGSEVLLPSKYARKLTDTALKKSDMVVAVSNYTLDLVSHLKLKDSIVIPNGISSVQDYRKKEIGKETLHLITVGNLTQRKGQHNVIKALPEILKQFPHTHYHCVGLPTNLDQDKALAQKLGVLNHVTFHGRLDEVKKNERYEASHIFLMLSEKTSTGDVEGFGIAILEANAYSIPAIGSKGCGIEDAIDHGKSGLLVNPHDSEDVAGAITTLMHDYEEYQFNAHSHVQKFTWNSIIKSYNQIIDKLCA; encoded by the coding sequence ATGATACTCGAAAACTCTAATGAATGTCAAAAGCACGTTCTAATTCTAACATCTGAATTTCCTCCCCTACCTGGAGGAATAGGGCAGCATGCCTTTGATTTAGCAAAGCATCTCTCAAATTTTTATGAAGTAAAGGTAATTGCTGATCAGAGATCAGTGGAAGGTAATGAGGAAGCTGAATTTGATAAACAACAAAAATTTCAAATCCAAAGAGTTCAAAGAAACCAATTGATTTTATGGACCTATTTAAAAAGAATTGTCAGCTCTAATAGATCATTCAGCAGATTTGATTTAGTTATTGCTACTGGGAAATTCTCACTTTGGCAGATTCACATTTTAAAACTATTGAAGGGTTCAAAACCTGTAATCTCTATAATTCATGGTTCAGAGGTTTTGTTGCCTTCAAAATATGCTAGAAAACTTACTGATACTGCGCTGAAAAAATCAGATATGGTTGTAGCAGTTTCAAACTACACGCTCGATTTAGTCAGTCACTTGAAACTGAAAGACTCTATTGTGATTCCTAATGGGATCTCTTCTGTGCAAGATTATCGTAAAAAAGAAATAGGCAAAGAAACACTACACCTTATTACAGTGGGAAATCTTACTCAACGTAAGGGCCAGCATAATGTAATCAAAGCTTTACCAGAAATTTTGAAGCAGTTTCCTCATACTCATTATCATTGTGTAGGATTACCCACGAACCTAGATCAGGACAAGGCTCTTGCTCAAAAACTAGGAGTGCTCAATCACGTCACATTTCATGGAAGACTTGACGAGGTTAAAAAGAATGAACGCTATGAGGCGAGTCATATTTTCTTAATGCTCAGTGAAAAAACCAGCACTGGAGACGTAGAAGGTTTTGGGATTGCAATATTAGAGGCAAATGCTTACAGTATACCTGCGATAGGAAGCAAAGGCTGCGGTATAGAAGATGCTATAGATCATGGGAAGTCTGGATTATTAGTAAATCCACATGATTCCGAAGATGTGGCAGGTGCCATTACTACCCTTATGCATGACTACGAGGAATATCAATTTAATGCCCATAGTCATGTTCAAAAATTTACTTGGAATTCAATAATCAAGTCCTATAATCAGATAATTGACAAGCTATGCGCATAG
- a CDS encoding glycosyltransferase, translating to MRIVVISHTEHYFNQDRQICGWGSTIRELDHVAQICDELIHIAPLHKTPAPESSLTYTASNVQFIALEPSGGKGLKKLSILKTLFTNLKKIQRYTKSADYIQFRAPTGMGTYVLPYLKFFRSGKYWVKYAGNWMDDHMPLGNRIQKFWLKKIDKKVKVTINGNWESNPRFLSFENPCLTKEEYEQGQEVISKKINSDFDNLRLVFVGSLNRHKGVHLILTAFCKKSQYTSLSEMIFAGDGAERTEFEEMATHSPFPIKFLGHCSKDEVANLLSQSHVLILPSKSEGFPKVVGEAMNFGCIPVVTDISCMKDYIKNNYNGFLLKEASADSIIKTLNELEQLDFDSYKEALLHNSKLAHRFTYDYYNFALQDKIFEDVYE from the coding sequence ATGCGCATAGTTGTGATTTCTCATACGGAACATTATTTCAATCAAGATAGACAAATTTGCGGTTGGGGTTCTACGATAAGGGAATTAGATCATGTAGCACAGATTTGTGATGAGCTGATACATATTGCTCCCTTGCATAAAACTCCTGCTCCAGAAAGCAGCCTAACCTATACAGCCTCAAATGTACAATTTATTGCTCTCGAACCATCAGGAGGGAAGGGACTGAAAAAACTTAGCATTCTTAAAACCCTATTCACTAACTTAAAAAAAATTCAGCGTTATACTAAATCGGCTGATTATATCCAGTTTAGAGCACCCACCGGTATGGGCACATACGTTCTACCATATTTGAAATTTTTTCGATCTGGTAAGTACTGGGTGAAATATGCTGGGAATTGGATGGATGATCACATGCCTCTGGGCAATAGAATTCAGAAATTCTGGCTTAAAAAAATTGACAAAAAAGTAAAAGTTACCATTAACGGTAATTGGGAGTCAAATCCTAGGTTTTTATCTTTTGAAAACCCTTGTCTTACCAAAGAAGAGTATGAGCAGGGGCAAGAGGTGATTAGTAAAAAAATCAATTCGGATTTTGATAATCTAAGGTTGGTATTTGTCGGCAGTCTCAATAGACACAAGGGAGTTCATCTGATCTTAACAGCTTTTTGTAAAAAAAGTCAATATACATCTCTTTCTGAAATGATTTTTGCTGGAGATGGAGCAGAGAGAACTGAATTTGAAGAAATGGCTACCCATTCTCCATTCCCAATTAAATTTTTGGGGCACTGTTCAAAAGATGAAGTTGCTAATCTGTTATCTCAAAGCCATGTACTCATTTTACCCTCAAAAAGTGAAGGGTTTCCCAAGGTAGTAGGAGAAGCCATGAACTTTGGTTGTATTCCTGTAGTTACTGATATCTCCTGTATGAAGGATTACATCAAGAATAATTATAATGGGTTTTTGCTTAAGGAAGCATCAGCAGATTCAATAATCAAAACCTTAAATGAACTGGAGCAATTAGACTTTGATTCATACAAAGAGGCTCTGTTACACAATAGTAAACTAGCACATCGTTTTACTTATGATTACTATAACTTTGCGCTTCAAGATAAAATATTTGAGGATGTCTATGAATAG
- a CDS encoding FAD-binding oxidoreductase, producing the protein METHQLFESALDSKYILHGNQLKDRYSHIWRMDEPLKASCLLLPTSTQEVSAILKICNDNKLNVVTHGGLTNLVGSTRSENQDVILSLERMNRIIEINENTRTATVEAGVILENLHNAAEDLSLQFPLNFGAKGSAQIGGIISTNAGGLRVLKYGMTRQLVLGLEYVLADGTIISSLKTIIKDNSGYDLKQLMIGSEGTLGVITKAVLKLVEKPTSRQAAIAGLSDYVNVMKLLKKADAHLSGKLSGFELMWNNTFKQLTAAGAHVRPPLELDHKFYVLLESQGNDDQTDRRELEKLLENMLIEEIVDDAVVASSLSEVEHFFRIREDVSNLTDHMKYDQHFDISLPIPAIDDYIATCYKRLEKLDQVDEVYAFGHVADGNIHLMIGKQNDSMELKVEIDQIVYEGLTDLNGSVSAEHGIGVDKRDYLNISNTTEEIELMKLLKKTFDPNSILNRGKIFEL; encoded by the coding sequence ATGGAGACACACCAGCTTTTTGAATCGGCCTTAGACTCCAAATACATTCTTCACGGCAACCAGCTCAAAGATCGATACAGTCACATCTGGCGTATGGATGAGCCTTTAAAAGCCAGCTGTTTACTTTTACCTACTTCAACACAGGAAGTCAGTGCCATTCTCAAAATATGCAACGATAACAAACTGAATGTGGTTACTCACGGTGGGCTCACAAATCTTGTGGGCAGTACAAGGAGTGAAAACCAAGATGTGATTCTCAGTTTAGAGCGTATGAATCGCATTATCGAGATCAATGAAAATACGCGCACAGCAACGGTTGAAGCCGGAGTCATACTGGAGAATCTACATAATGCTGCTGAGGATCTCAGTCTCCAGTTCCCACTCAACTTTGGGGCAAAAGGTAGCGCTCAAATAGGCGGAATAATCAGCACAAACGCCGGCGGACTGCGTGTGCTTAAATACGGAATGACACGCCAACTGGTATTGGGATTAGAATACGTTCTAGCCGATGGAACGATAATCTCTTCACTCAAAACGATCATTAAAGATAACAGCGGTTATGACCTCAAACAACTGATGATAGGAAGCGAGGGAACATTGGGTGTTATTACCAAAGCCGTTTTAAAACTTGTGGAAAAACCTACATCAAGACAAGCCGCCATCGCCGGACTGAGCGATTACGTCAACGTCATGAAACTACTCAAGAAAGCTGACGCCCACTTGTCGGGAAAGCTGAGTGGCTTTGAACTGATGTGGAACAATACGTTTAAACAACTTACCGCTGCGGGAGCTCATGTAAGGCCACCTCTTGAACTGGATCATAAATTTTACGTACTCTTAGAATCACAAGGCAATGATGATCAAACCGATCGGCGGGAGCTGGAAAAACTTCTTGAAAACATGCTTATCGAGGAAATTGTAGATGATGCGGTAGTTGCATCTAGCCTCTCAGAAGTGGAGCATTTTTTCAGAATACGGGAAGATGTGAGCAACCTCACGGATCACATGAAATACGATCAGCATTTTGACATCTCTTTGCCTATTCCCGCGATTGATGATTATATCGCAACTTGCTATAAACGTCTTGAAAAGTTAGATCAGGTGGATGAAGTTTATGCCTTCGGTCATGTTGCTGATGGGAATATTCATCTTATGATTGGAAAGCAAAACGATAGCATGGAACTTAAAGTGGAGATTGATCAAATAGTTTATGAAGGCTTGACCGATTTAAATGGATCAGTAAGCGCTGAGCATGGCATAGGTGTGGATAAGCGGGACTACCTCAACATAAGCAACACAACTGAAGAAATAGAATTGATGAAACTGCTTAAGAAAACATTTGACCCCAACTCGATATTGAATCGAGGGAAGATATTTGAGCTATGA
- a CDS encoding O-antigen ligase family protein, which produces MTKSTPVHEIGKYFVLVCCIIGVYVKGFSLRSSWYVIYILLFIPSILVAAERIDIDESLRKAIAFNLAGPVVLGVAAVYCYNRKISKQQLLNFFGLGVAGIFAMTGYVIFKAPDLSEITFSSASNALASGGFGPNQVSTAFGIGIFLSFVRFIMIKNLWTNILDLFLFLLFTYRGYLTFSRGGVLTAFLMIGAFIGTIIFLQSRNFRASFIPKFILIGAGILIAFFYSSVVTGGMIENRYTNKDTIGREKEDVSAGRGELANLETQAFLEHPILGLGAGMSKFYKLKKAGIEGASHNEVTRLLAEHGAVGVFSLGLLILVPLFNRLGDRSNMLFYSFLIFWFATINHSAMRNAAPSFLYALALLKIKEPEIVKTDEEEEVNESPNLRNQKVLNPSRIS; this is translated from the coding sequence ATGACGAAATCAACGCCAGTACACGAGATTGGAAAGTACTTTGTATTAGTATGCTGTATAATAGGTGTTTACGTTAAAGGTTTTTCCTTACGATCATCTTGGTATGTAATTTACATCCTTTTGTTTATTCCCAGTATACTGGTAGCTGCTGAACGTATAGATATTGATGAAAGTCTGCGTAAAGCGATAGCTTTCAATCTCGCTGGTCCCGTAGTTCTGGGAGTCGCGGCTGTCTACTGCTATAATCGGAAGATCAGCAAGCAACAACTTTTAAATTTTTTCGGATTAGGAGTAGCTGGAATTTTTGCAATGACAGGTTATGTGATTTTTAAAGCGCCTGACTTAAGTGAAATAACGTTTTCATCAGCATCAAATGCTTTAGCCTCTGGGGGTTTTGGTCCTAATCAGGTTTCCACCGCTTTTGGTATTGGTATTTTTCTTTCATTCGTTAGATTCATCATGATCAAGAACTTGTGGACTAATATTTTAGACTTGTTCCTATTCTTATTGTTTACCTATCGAGGCTATTTGACTTTTTCTAGAGGAGGTGTGCTTACAGCGTTTTTAATGATAGGAGCGTTTATCGGCACTATCATTTTTCTCCAGAGTAGAAATTTCAGAGCCTCTTTCATTCCTAAATTTATATTAATAGGAGCTGGTATTTTAATTGCGTTTTTCTACAGTAGTGTAGTGACTGGCGGTATGATTGAGAACCGATATACAAACAAGGATACTATAGGTAGAGAGAAGGAAGATGTTTCTGCTGGAAGAGGGGAGCTTGCCAACCTTGAAACACAGGCGTTTCTAGAGCACCCGATTTTAGGCTTGGGAGCAGGTATGTCCAAATTTTATAAATTGAAAAAAGCGGGTATCGAAGGAGCTTCTCATAATGAGGTAACTAGACTGCTAGCAGAACATGGAGCTGTGGGTGTTTTTTCATTAGGACTCTTAATCCTAGTGCCTTTATTCAATCGTTTGGGCGATCGCTCGAACATGTTATTCTACAGTTTTCTTATATTTTGGTTTGCTACTATAAATCACTCTGCTATGCGCAATGCTGCACCCTCTTTTCTCTACGCCTTGGCGCTTTTGAAAATAAAGGAGCCAGAAATCGTCAAAACAGATGAGGAAGAAGAGGTAAATGAATCGCCTAATTTGAGAAATCAAAAAGTTCTGAATCCGTCTCGCATCAGTTAA